A region of Bifidobacterium adolescentis ATCC 15703 DNA encodes the following proteins:
- a CDS encoding transglycosylase domain-containing protein yields the protein MGVMPKKKTLTVQRVLALVIAYITLCVGGGVVTSIFFMPAVFAANNAAKAVIPSLAVEGIDFDVTSLPQRSTMYFNDGKTAFAEFYTQNREVVPLKKISKAMQQAVVAREDKRFFEHTGVDVQGVFRAFFQTYVRGGDQQGGSTLTQQYVKNVLSTQAREDDDPIAEYHATEDTVARKLREMLISVQIEKKYSKAEILQGYLNIAQFGRNNLCGVEMAAKRYFNVSASELNVTQAATIAAITKNPQNFDPSVEANQKEAEHQRNIVLQLMHDQGYITSEKEFKDAINTPLKDTLNLQDVSSGCQSAIENTGFFCSYVVNQILKNKAFGKDDEAREKLLKEGGLKIVTTLDRNANNAAMQAANSTVPATDPSGFEVMIAAVKPGTGEILSFGINRTYDATDDARTDETKTSMNYMVDQEDGGGMGFNVGSTWKPINMVAWMQKGHSINESLVTSTVYDTSKFNCNGYGFVGPWRVQNSGGGTTSPESPLQGLIKSHNTTQASMASNIGLCAIADAAKEMGYHNAISNASDIYSANSFQPPMTIGTVQASPLTMANVYATMGANGVECTPIAITKVTDRSGSKVKVPSANCHQAIDPDIAQTVSYALNQGIVQPGGEASTTQLDNNRKTFAKTGTNENTVMATAGFVPNQVAAFVAVADAQDPINNTFDNKTINGVYRPSWYGMYIATPAWKQFMNTYLAAINAPIDNDYGKGADKYTVSKGATRTYNQYQYQRQQNSQQQSQQQTNQGQQQQSQQQPAEQQSDQQHQ from the coding sequence ATGGGCGTCATGCCCAAGAAGAAGACCCTTACCGTTCAACGTGTGCTCGCATTGGTAATCGCATACATCACGTTATGCGTGGGCGGCGGCGTTGTGACGAGTATTTTCTTTATGCCCGCTGTGTTCGCCGCCAATAACGCGGCCAAAGCCGTCATTCCGTCCCTTGCGGTCGAAGGCATCGATTTCGATGTGACCTCGCTTCCGCAACGCTCGACGATGTATTTCAACGACGGCAAGACCGCTTTCGCGGAATTCTATACGCAGAACCGCGAGGTCGTGCCGCTGAAGAAAATCTCCAAAGCCATGCAGCAGGCCGTCGTGGCCCGTGAAGACAAGCGCTTCTTCGAACATACCGGCGTGGACGTGCAGGGCGTGTTCCGAGCGTTCTTCCAAACCTATGTCAGAGGCGGCGACCAGCAGGGCGGTTCCACGCTGACGCAGCAGTACGTCAAGAACGTGCTGTCCACCCAAGCCCGTGAAGACGACGATCCGATCGCCGAATACCATGCGACGGAAGACACCGTGGCACGCAAGCTGCGCGAGATGCTGATCTCGGTGCAGATCGAAAAGAAATACTCCAAAGCCGAGATTCTGCAGGGCTACCTCAACATCGCGCAGTTCGGCCGCAACAACCTGTGCGGCGTGGAAATGGCCGCCAAACGCTACTTCAACGTCTCCGCTTCGGAACTGAACGTCACCCAGGCGGCGACCATCGCGGCAATCACCAAGAATCCGCAGAACTTCGATCCTTCCGTGGAAGCCAACCAGAAGGAAGCCGAACACCAGCGCAACATCGTGCTGCAGCTGATGCACGACCAGGGCTACATCACCTCCGAAAAGGAATTCAAAGACGCCATCAACACGCCGTTGAAGGACACGCTGAACCTGCAGGACGTGAGCTCCGGATGCCAGTCGGCCATTGAAAACACCGGCTTCTTCTGCTCGTACGTGGTCAACCAGATCCTGAAGAACAAGGCGTTCGGCAAGGACGACGAGGCTCGCGAGAAGCTGCTGAAGGAAGGCGGTCTGAAGATCGTCACCACGCTCGACCGCAACGCCAACAACGCGGCCATGCAGGCGGCGAACAGCACCGTGCCGGCCACAGACCCGTCCGGATTCGAAGTGATGATAGCGGCCGTGAAGCCGGGCACCGGTGAAATCCTGTCGTTCGGTATCAACCGAACCTACGATGCCACGGATGACGCCCGAACGGATGAGACCAAGACCTCCATGAACTACATGGTCGATCAGGAGGACGGCGGCGGTATGGGCTTCAACGTCGGCTCCACCTGGAAGCCCATCAACATGGTGGCGTGGATGCAGAAAGGCCACTCCATCAACGAGTCGCTCGTCACATCCACCGTCTACGACACGTCGAAGTTCAACTGCAACGGCTACGGTTTCGTCGGCCCGTGGAGGGTGCAGAATTCCGGCGGCGGCACCACCTCTCCGGAAAGCCCGCTGCAGGGTCTGATCAAGTCGCACAACACCACGCAGGCCTCGATGGCGTCGAACATCGGCCTGTGCGCGATCGCCGACGCGGCCAAGGAGATGGGCTACCACAACGCCATCTCCAACGCGTCCGACATCTACTCCGCTAACTCGTTCCAGCCGCCAATGACCATCGGTACGGTGCAGGCGTCGCCGTTGACCATGGCCAACGTGTACGCCACCATGGGCGCCAACGGCGTGGAATGCACTCCGATCGCCATCACCAAGGTGACCGACCGCAGCGGCAGCAAGGTGAAAGTGCCGTCCGCGAACTGCCATCAGGCCATCGACCCGGACATCGCGCAGACCGTGTCTTACGCGCTGAACCAAGGTATCGTGCAGCCTGGCGGCGAAGCGTCGACCACGCAGCTTGACAACAATCGCAAGACCTTCGCCAAGACCGGCACCAACGAGAACACGGTGATGGCCACCGCAGGCTTCGTGCCGAACCAGGTCGCGGCGTTCGTCGCGGTCGCCGACGCGCAGGACCCGATCAACAACACCTTCGACAACAAGACCATCAACGGCGTGTACCGCCCGTCCTGGTACGGCATGTACATCGCAACGCCGGCGTGGAAGCAGTTCATGAACACGTATCTTGCCGCCATCAACGCGCCGATCGACAACGATTACGGAAAGGGTGCCGACAAGTACACGGTTTCGAAGGGCGCCACCAGAACATACAACCAGTACCAATACCAGCGCCAGCAGAACAGTCAGCAGCAAAGCCAGCAGCAGACCAACCAAGGCCAGCAGCAGCAATCGCAGCAACAGCCTGCTGAGCAGCAAAGTGACCAGCAGCATCAATAG
- a CDS encoding quinone-dependent dihydroorotate dehydrogenase, translating into MTYVSENFWHDAVNKATTDLFTFGYKHIIKPHFIFNQTPDVAHSQMIDFCKVTRNIPPLMWLCREMLDYTDPILETNVMGVDFANPFGLSAGLDKDCEMPVLLDNVGFGFETVGSTTSRPCPGNPRPWFHRLPEYDSMMVHVGLANEGSAVVIPRAENAWTKAKSMQVSVSIARTNDSKTGDLDEGIEDYCISMRRAAGRTAMVEVNISCPNTMAGEPFNQSPEALDKLFTELDKIDRPQPTLVKMPLNKTWPEFKDLLDVLAEHNVQGLSIANLQKDRTGMSIPRDWEGGLSGSPCYATSNERIKQVYREYGDRFAIAGIGGVFTPQQAYEKIRCGSSLVMFISALMYRGPQQITVLKRGLAELLRRDGFEHVSEAVGIDA; encoded by the coding sequence ATGACATACGTTTCCGAAAACTTTTGGCACGACGCAGTGAACAAAGCCACCACCGACCTTTTCACGTTCGGCTACAAGCACATCATCAAACCGCATTTCATCTTCAACCAGACGCCCGACGTGGCCCACAGCCAGATGATCGATTTCTGCAAGGTCACCCGCAATATTCCACCGCTGATGTGGCTATGCCGCGAAATGCTCGACTACACCGACCCGATACTGGAAACCAACGTGATGGGCGTCGATTTCGCCAATCCGTTCGGCTTGTCCGCCGGCCTCGACAAGGATTGCGAGATGCCGGTGCTGCTCGACAACGTCGGCTTCGGTTTCGAAACGGTCGGCTCCACCACGTCGCGCCCCTGCCCCGGCAACCCGCGCCCATGGTTCCACCGCCTGCCTGAATACGATTCGATGATGGTGCACGTGGGCCTTGCCAACGAGGGTTCCGCGGTGGTGATTCCGCGCGCCGAGAACGCATGGACGAAGGCGAAGAGCATGCAGGTGTCGGTTTCGATCGCCCGCACGAACGACAGCAAGACCGGCGATCTGGACGAAGGCATCGAGGATTACTGCATTTCGATGCGCCGCGCGGCCGGACGCACCGCCATGGTCGAAGTGAACATCTCCTGCCCGAACACCATGGCCGGCGAACCGTTCAACCAAAGCCCGGAAGCGCTCGACAAGCTGTTCACCGAACTGGACAAAATCGACCGTCCGCAGCCGACGCTCGTCAAAATGCCGCTCAATAAGACGTGGCCGGAATTCAAGGATCTGCTGGACGTGCTCGCCGAGCACAACGTGCAGGGACTGTCGATCGCCAATCTGCAGAAGGACCGCACCGGCATGTCCATTCCGCGCGATTGGGAGGGCGGACTGTCCGGCTCGCCGTGCTACGCGACCAGCAACGAACGCATCAAGCAGGTCTACCGCGAGTATGGGGACCGGTTCGCAATCGCCGGCATCGGTGGCGTCTTCACCCCGCAGCAGGCGTATGAGAAGATTCGTTGCGGCTCGTCGCTGGTGATGTTCATCAGCGCGCTTATGTACCGTGGTCCGCAGCAGATCACCGTGTTGAAGCGTGGACTGGCCGAACTGCTCAGGCGCGACGGGTTCGAACATGTCAGCGAGGCGGTCGGCATCGACGCGTGA
- a CDS encoding DeoR/GlpR family DNA-binding transcription regulator, producing MISSQRQHLILSRLRTRGAVRITALSKELGVSAMTIRRDIADLADKGLLKRVHGGAVSTSTLLSEPLFSVKSQMDIGLKDAIAQEAVKYVAPGDVIAIGGGTTAYVFAQHLLESQQSSGITILTNSIPVAELVQALESKDVEVIVTGGVTTRSNSLVGPIADKVVASLRVNTVFLGTHSVSIPRGFLMPNSLEAATDMAMMDIADRTIILTDHTKWSCTSLSLFARFDQVDTVITDDGLDPDSVSKTRDLVKELVLARQAEPVQEGE from the coding sequence ATGATTTCGTCGCAACGCCAGCATTTGATTTTGAGCCGTCTGCGTACCCGTGGTGCGGTGCGCATCACTGCACTGTCCAAGGAATTGGGCGTCTCCGCGATGACCATCCGCCGTGACATCGCCGATCTGGCGGACAAGGGTCTGCTGAAGCGCGTGCACGGCGGTGCCGTCAGCACCAGCACGCTGCTGAGCGAACCGCTGTTTTCCGTAAAGTCGCAGATGGACATCGGTCTGAAGGACGCCATCGCACAGGAAGCCGTCAAATACGTGGCCCCCGGCGACGTGATCGCCATCGGCGGCGGCACCACGGCGTACGTGTTCGCGCAGCATCTGCTCGAATCGCAGCAATCGTCCGGCATCACCATCCTCACCAACTCCATTCCGGTGGCGGAGCTGGTGCAGGCGCTCGAATCGAAAGACGTGGAAGTCATCGTGACGGGCGGCGTGACCACCCGTTCCAACTCGCTCGTCGGGCCGATCGCAGACAAAGTGGTCGCCTCGCTGCGCGTCAACACCGTATTCCTGGGCACGCATTCCGTGTCCATTCCGCGCGGTTTCCTCATGCCGAACTCGCTGGAAGCCGCAACCGATATGGCGATGATGGACATTGCCGATCGCACGATAATTTTGACCGACCACACCAAGTGGAGCTGCACGTCACTGTCGCTGTTCGCACGTTTTGACCAGGTGGATACGGTCATCACCGATGACGGATTGGACCCCGATTCGGTGTCGAAAACAAGGGATTTGGTCAAAGAGCTCGTTCTGGCACGCCAGGCCGAGCCGGTTCAGGAAGGTGAATAA
- a CDS encoding NADH:flavin oxidoreductase/NADH oxidase, with protein MTMSEDKKNGKQNKTVKPFDPMTLRGVTVRNRIWLPPMDTYSALAQDGKPTPFHYQHYVSRAMGGFGMIIMEATAVAPEGRISPCDLGLWDDGQMDAWRWIVADAKAAGATMAVQLNHAGRKGSTGCHAIGFDGQSVPEEQGGWRTVCPSANAYGSLARPRALSVDEIHTIVDQFRDAAWRAMNIGFDAVEVHAAHGYLLSQFLDPLINERDDEYGGSFDNRVRMLVEVVDAIRSVVPDTMPVLVRVSATDWAAGGWDLDQTVELAKILKAHGVDLIDVSTGGLIPDVTIPVKPDYQVPFAEQVRSRAGIPTTAVGLITKPKQAKKILKSGAADAVEIGRAALRDPYWPLRAAHKLDVPVEEAPYQPPYLRGAFR; from the coding sequence ATGACAATGAGCGAAGACAAGAAGAACGGCAAGCAGAACAAGACGGTCAAACCGTTCGATCCGATGACGTTGCGTGGCGTCACCGTGCGCAACCGCATCTGGCTGCCGCCAATGGACACGTATTCCGCATTGGCGCAGGACGGCAAGCCGACGCCGTTCCACTACCAGCATTACGTTTCGCGTGCGATGGGCGGCTTCGGCATGATCATCATGGAAGCGACCGCCGTCGCGCCGGAAGGCCGCATTTCGCCGTGCGATCTGGGATTGTGGGATGACGGACAGATGGACGCATGGCGTTGGATCGTGGCCGACGCGAAGGCAGCGGGTGCCACGATGGCGGTGCAGCTCAACCACGCCGGACGCAAGGGTTCCACCGGCTGCCACGCGATCGGTTTCGATGGACAGAGCGTGCCGGAAGAGCAAGGCGGATGGCGGACGGTTTGCCCAAGCGCCAACGCATACGGTTCCCTGGCTCGTCCGCGCGCGCTGAGCGTCGATGAGATCCACACCATCGTGGACCAGTTCCGCGACGCCGCCTGGCGTGCCATGAACATCGGCTTCGACGCGGTGGAAGTCCATGCCGCGCACGGCTACCTGCTGTCGCAGTTCCTCGACCCGCTCATCAACGAGCGTGACGACGAGTACGGCGGATCGTTCGACAATCGCGTCCGCATGCTGGTCGAAGTCGTGGATGCTATTCGTTCCGTCGTGCCCGATACCATGCCGGTGCTGGTGCGCGTTTCCGCCACCGACTGGGCCGCAGGCGGTTGGGACCTTGACCAGACCGTCGAACTGGCTAAGATTCTGAAGGCCCACGGCGTGGACCTGATTGACGTGTCCACAGGCGGATTGATTCCCGACGTGACCATTCCGGTGAAGCCCGACTACCAAGTGCCGTTCGCCGAACAGGTGCGCAGTCGCGCGGGCATTCCCACCACCGCAGTCGGGCTCATCACCAAGCCGAAGCAGGCGAAGAAGATTCTGAAGTCGGGCGCCGCCGACGCCGTGGAAATCGGCCGCGCTGCACTGCGCGACCCGTATTGGCCGCTCCGTGCCGCCCACAAACTGGACGTGCCGGTCGAGGAAGCCCCCTACCAGCCGCCATACCTCCGCGGCGCCTTCCGCTGA
- the galT gene encoding galactose-1-phosphate uridylyltransferase, with protein MSDFVNYTPGEYAKEHIRITPTTLADGRDFFYLDDDPEYVSGVKTRELKDPRQLPYRFSNQLNAAGEEVPYAAPEMRRDPLTGDWIPMATARMNRPITAGPGATAKGNPLAARKPGDPYQDGEVPDTDYNVVVFENRFPSMVRVPGRSEAVEYVNGNPLWEKKLAAGRCEVICFDPDENGLPADLPVSRLRTVVEAWAFRTAEISKMEGIEQIFPFENHGQEIGVSLAHPHGQVYCYPFIAPKMEAELKQTEAYHEKTGGNLLKDLMNSEIEAGERIVMRNHSWVAYVPAAARWPLEVHVAPVRDVLTLDELNDQERWDLAVMYSTLLKRGNAFFDKGDGKGMDLPYIAAWHQAPIHDKRRENYRLNLQFFSFRRAANKIKYLAGSESGMAAWVSDTTPELIAKRFHELGPIDIEG; from the coding sequence ATGAGTGATTTCGTCAACTACACTCCGGGAGAATATGCGAAGGAGCATATCCGTATCACGCCGACCACGCTTGCCGATGGCCGCGACTTCTTCTATCTCGATGACGATCCGGAATACGTCTCCGGCGTCAAGACTCGCGAACTGAAGGATCCGCGCCAACTTCCGTACCGTTTCTCCAACCAGCTCAACGCCGCTGGCGAGGAAGTGCCGTATGCGGCTCCCGAAATGCGTCGCGACCCACTGACCGGCGATTGGATTCCGATGGCGACCGCACGTATGAACCGTCCGATCACCGCCGGTCCGGGCGCGACGGCCAAAGGCAATCCGCTGGCCGCGCGCAAGCCGGGCGATCCGTACCAGGATGGCGAAGTGCCGGATACCGACTACAACGTGGTCGTGTTCGAAAACCGCTTCCCGTCGATGGTTCGCGTGCCGGGCCGTTCCGAAGCCGTGGAATACGTCAACGGCAACCCGCTGTGGGAGAAGAAGCTCGCCGCAGGCCGCTGCGAAGTGATCTGCTTCGACCCGGACGAAAACGGCCTGCCGGCGGACCTGCCGGTCTCCCGCCTGCGCACCGTCGTGGAGGCATGGGCGTTCCGTACCGCCGAAATCTCCAAGATGGAGGGCATCGAGCAGATCTTCCCGTTCGAGAACCACGGTCAGGAAATCGGCGTCTCCCTGGCGCACCCTCACGGCCAGGTCTACTGCTATCCGTTCATCGCACCGAAGATGGAAGCCGAACTCAAGCAGACCGAAGCCTACCATGAGAAGACCGGCGGCAACCTGCTCAAGGATCTCATGAACTCCGAAATCGAGGCCGGGGAGCGCATCGTCATGCGCAACCACAGTTGGGTCGCCTATGTGCCGGCCGCGGCACGCTGGCCGCTCGAGGTGCATGTGGCCCCGGTGCGTGACGTGCTCACCCTCGACGAGCTCAACGATCAGGAGCGTTGGGATCTGGCCGTCATGTACTCCACCCTGCTCAAGCGCGGCAACGCGTTCTTCGACAAGGGTGACGGCAAGGGCATGGACCTGCCGTACATCGCAGCATGGCATCAGGCCCCGATCCACGACAAGCGCCGCGAAAACTACCGCCTCAACCTGCAGTTCTTCTCGTTCCGCCGCGCCGCCAACAAAATCAAGTATCTGGCCGGCTCCGAATCAGGCATGGCCGCATGGGTGTCCGACACCACGCCGGAACTCATCGCCAAGCGCTTCCACGAGCTCGGACCAATCGATATCGAAGGCTGA
- a CDS encoding Crp/Fnr family transcriptional regulator: protein MVTPNGTNGINGFGGFDDERETLLHTALFKQVSSEEARELLPYLLHAEYDKGDFIFREGDTDHRMYLLEEGRVKLTRQSSDKRVQLLSIHAYGEVLGEIPVFDPHGGPRTASAVAMTNGTRVVWLEHDALFDWLDEHPRVAVDMLQVLAHRMRSNNERICDLVFMDVPGRLAKTLLNLASRFGEPVEAGLKVPHDLTQEEMAQLVGSSRETVNKALMDFANRGWIAREGRSIIIYQPGMLIRRSRR, encoded by the coding sequence ATGGTCACCCCGAATGGAACCAACGGAATCAATGGTTTTGGTGGTTTCGACGATGAGCGTGAGACGTTGCTGCACACCGCGCTGTTCAAGCAGGTTTCGTCCGAAGAAGCCCGGGAACTGCTGCCGTATCTGCTGCATGCCGAATACGACAAGGGCGATTTCATCTTCCGCGAGGGAGACACCGACCATCGCATGTATCTGCTGGAGGAAGGCCGCGTCAAACTGACCAGACAATCCTCCGACAAGCGTGTGCAGCTGCTGAGCATCCACGCGTACGGCGAAGTGTTGGGTGAGATTCCGGTGTTCGATCCGCATGGCGGACCGCGTACCGCTTCGGCGGTGGCGATGACCAACGGCACGCGTGTGGTCTGGCTGGAACATGACGCGCTGTTCGACTGGCTCGACGAACATCCGCGCGTGGCCGTGGACATGCTGCAGGTATTGGCGCACCGCATGCGCAGCAACAACGAACGCATCTGCGATCTGGTGTTCATGGACGTTCCCGGACGACTCGCCAAAACACTGCTCAATCTGGCATCACGATTCGGCGAACCGGTCGAAGCCGGCCTGAAGGTGCCGCACGATCTGACACAGGAGGAGATGGCGCAGCTCGTCGGATCCTCACGCGAAACGGTGAACAAGGCGTTGATGGATTTCGCTAACCGCGGATGGATCGCCAGGGAAGGCCGGTCCATCATCATCTACCAGCCGGGCATGCTGATTCGCCGATCAAGACGATGA